A region of the Bacteroidota bacterium genome:
GGGTGAAATATATAAACCACTTGCTGTAGTTCCACGCGCAGTAGTTAGTGCATCTTCGTATAATGTGTTATTTACCGATAACAATCCGGAACAATTACAACTCAGCATTAAATCGTTTGCTGCCGATACATTAAATGGTCGTGTGCGTTTGTTCGGAAATAAAATAAATACTACAGCACAATCATTTACCATATTAAAAAATGGCTCAACAGCAGCTGTAAATTTTGATATAACTGCTCCTGCTGAACCGGGTGTAAAAACCACAACGGTTCAAATGTTGTCAGATAATGCCAATGCAGTATTAGGCGAACCGGCGAAAAAAATTACCATTATTGAATACGATCATATTCCGCGTCAGGTAATTGTTGAAGATGTAAAAGTAAAAGTGGCAAAATTTGATGCTGCTCCATGCACAAAAAAAATTGTTTACATTGATGGTGCTGGCGATTTGGTAGATGAAAGTTTATCTCAAATCGGATTACATATCACAACTATTAAACCTGAAGCCATGACGGCGGAATTATTGAGTCAGTTTGATGTTGTAATTATTGGTGTGCGCGCATATAATACTTCAAAAGCAATTGCAGATAATCAGCAGATGTTAATGAATTATGTAAATGCGGGAGGATTGGTTATTGCTCAATATTCTACCAATTGGGATATGTATACCGACCAGATTGGCCCATATCCTTTTAAAATTACCCGCAACCGCGTAACTGATGAAAATTCTCCGGTTGAATTTGTTTTACCTGAACATCGTTTATTAAATTTTCCGAATAAAATTACCCCTGCCGATTTTACAGGTTGGGTGCAAGAGCGTGGTATTTATTTTGTAGGTGAACCGGATGCTGCTTATCAGGCACCATTATCATTTACAGACCCGAATGAAAAAGCACAAACCGGCGGATTAATTGTTGCAGATTATGGTAAAGGGGCATTTATTTATACCGGCCTTGCATTTTTCAGAGAATTACCTGCAGGTGTTCCGGGTGCATATCGTTTGATGTTAAATATGATTGAATATAAACAGCAATAATATATAACCATGCAACAAACAAATGGAAAAAGCTACTGGCGTAATTGGTATGTGCTTGTTGTAATTGTTTTGATTGCAGAAATAATTATTTTCACTTTATTAACTGAACATTACTAATGAGTTGGATCGACTGGTTGGTAATGTTTGGTTCGTTAATTTTAATTGCCGCTTATGGCATTTATAAAACGCGTACCGTTCACACTGCTTCAAGTTATTTAAAAGGTGATGATGAAAAAAAGTGGTGGGAGATAGGGTTAAGCGTAATGGCTACACAGGCCAGTGCGATAACTTTTTTATCGGTACCCGGACAAGCTTACGACAGCGGATTAGGATTTATTCAATTTTATTTTGGATTGCCGCTGGCCATGATTGTAATATCGGTGTTTTTTATTCCGATGTATTACAAGCTGAAAGTATATACCGCCTATGAATTTCTGGAACAACGTTTTGATTTAAAAACACGCACCTTTACCGCAGTTTTATTTTTAGTGCAACGTGCATTTTCTACCGGTATTACCATTTATGCGCCTTCTATAATTTTATCGCAGTTATTAGGCTGGGATTTAAATGCAACGGTAATATTTATAGGTGGTATTGTTACGTTGTATATTTTATCAGGTGGCACAAAAGCTGTTGCCGTTACACATAAGCAACAAATGTTTGTTATTTATGCCGGAATGTTTACTGCATTCGGTTGCCTGGTTTATTATTTAAGTGAATATATTTCATTTAATGAATCGTTACACGTTGCAGGTGCATTAGGGAAAATGAATATCATAACATCAGGTAGCGAAAATGGCAGTTTTAATTGGAGCGACCGTTACAATTTAATTTCAGGATTAATTGGCGGATTATTTTTACAACTCAGTTATTTTGGAACCGACCAAAGTCAGGTAGGACGTTACTTGGGCGGAGAATCGGTGAAAGAAAGCCGTTTAGGATTAATGTTTAACGGTTTAGTGAAAGTGCCCGTTCAGTTTTTTATTTTATTGACAGGTTTACTGGTATTTGTTTTTTATCAGTTTAATCAGCCTCCTGTTTATTTTAATCAGGTAGCTTATGAAAAAACGCAACAATCGAAGTATGCAGCCGAATTAAAATCGCTTGAAATACAGTATAATATTGCAACAACGCAACAAATATCCTTAAACAGACAACTTGCGGAGCAGAAAATTACGGGTGATGAAGCGCAAATAGATTTATTAAAAAAATCGCATACGGAAACAGACAAATTGCGTAAGGAAATTAATGCTGTTGTGGTAAAGGCAAATCCCGGTATAGATGATGACCATGATTATATTTTTATGCATTTTGTGATGCAATATTTACCTGTTGGATTAATCGGGTTGTTATTCGCCGTAATTTTTTCAGCCAGTATGAGTTCAACATCTTCTGCGTTAAATGGACTGGCAACAACATTTTCGGTAGATATTTACAAACGAATGATTAATAAAAATGCAAGTGAAAAACAACATTTGCAGGCTAGTAAATTATTAACTGTAATGTTTGGTGCATTGGCAATTGGGTTTGCACTTATTTG
Encoded here:
- a CDS encoding sodium:solute symporter, whose protein sequence is MSWIDWLVMFGSLILIAAYGIYKTRTVHTASSYLKGDDEKKWWEIGLSVMATQASAITFLSVPGQAYDSGLGFIQFYFGLPLAMIVISVFFIPMYYKLKVYTAYEFLEQRFDLKTRTFTAVLFLVQRAFSTGITIYAPSIILSQLLGWDLNATVIFIGGIVTLYILSGGTKAVAVTHKQQMFVIYAGMFTAFGCLVYYLSEYISFNESLHVAGALGKMNIITSGSENGSFNWSDRYNLISGLIGGLFLQLSYFGTDQSQVGRYLGGESVKESRLGLMFNGLVKVPVQFFILLTGLLVFVFYQFNQPPVYFNQVAYEKTQQSKYAAELKSLEIQYNIATTQQISLNRQLAEQKITGDEAQIDLLKKSHTETDKLRKEINAVVVKANPGIDDDHDYIFMHFVMQYLPVGLIGLLFAVIFSASMSSTSSALNGLATTFSVDIYKRMINKNASEKQHLQASKLLTVMFGALAIGFALICSMFDNLIEAVNILGSLFYGTILGIFLTAFLLKRVKGNAVFIAAIISEMVILYLDFSIRYDWNTPKLEIGYLWYNVIGCLLVMIIAFFISLFNPRITEPLDA